A single region of the Silene latifolia isolate original U9 population chromosome 8, ASM4854445v1, whole genome shotgun sequence genome encodes:
- the LOC141597154 gene encoding artemisinic aldehyde Delta(11(13)) reductase-like, with amino-acid sequence MAIQVGSKIVGTPDLFSPFKMGKFDLSHRIVLAPLTRCRAIDEIPNEALLKYYTQRSTPGGFLITEGSLISQTASGFPHCAGIYKDEHVEEWKKVVDAVHDKGAIIFCQLWHVGRVSHNEYQPEGGAPISSTNKPVSDKWSLLKPDDSHAHCSVPRALTIPQIYEVVNDYRQAALNAMRAGFDGVEIHGAHGYLIDQFTKQAINDRTDEYGGSLENRLRFLLQVVQAVAQAVGPAHVGVRISPAIDHFDASDPDPLALGLGVVERLNNLQAELNSRLAYLHVTQPRFTAQGTLAKPAEEALADSQLLLKIRQAYDGTFVSSGGYTKELGMEDVAQGNADLVAYGRLFISNPDLVERFRSNAELNKYDRSTFYTHDPVVGYTDYPFLGQEVGSTQ; translated from the exons ATGGCAATCCAAGTTGGAAGTAAGATTGTTGGAACACCTGATCTTTTTTCTCCTTTTAAGATGGGCAAATTCGACCTTTCTCATAG GATAGTATTGGCACCTTTGACAAGATGTAGGGCAATAGATGAGATACCAAATGAAGCTCTACTCAAGTACTACACTCAACGTTCAACTCCTGGTGGCTTCCTCATTACTGAAGGCTCCCTCATTTCCCAAACTGCCTCTGG ATTTCCACATTGTGCGGGTATATACAAAGATGAACATGTGGAAGAATGGAAAAAAGTGGTTGACGCCGTCCATGATAAGGGTGCTATCATTTTCTGTCAATTGTGGCACGTTGGTCGTGTCTCTCATAATG AGTATCAACCAGAAGGAGGTGCACCAATATCGTCAACAAACAAACCAGTTTCCGACAAATGGAGTTTACTGAAGCCGGACGATTCACACGCTCATTGCTCAGTTCCTCGAGCGTTGACCATTCCTCAAATCTATGAAGTGGTCAATGACTATCGCCAGGCTGCTCTCAATGCCATGCGTGCTGGTTTCGATGGTGTGGAGATCCATGGAGCACACGGATACTTAATCGACCAATTCACAAAACAAGCAATCAACGACAGAACAGACGAATACGGAGGCTCACTCGAAAACAGACTCAGGTTCCTACTCCAAGTAGTCCAAGCAGTAGCACAAGCCGTAGGCCCAGCCCACGTAGGCGTCCGAATCTCACCAGCAATAGACCATTTTGACGCCTCTGATCCAGACCCACTGGCCCTCGGGTTAGGTGTCGTTGAAAGACTAAACAACCTCCAAGCCGAGCTCAACTCAAGGCTAGCATACCTCCATGTGACCCAGCCGCGGTTCACAGCGCAAGGAACCCTGGCTAAGCCTGCAGAAGAAGCATTGGCTGATTCTCAGTTGTTGCTGAAAATAAGACAGGCTTATGATGGCACGTTTGTTAGTAGCGGCGGGTACACGAAGGAGCTTGGGATGGAGGATGTGGCTCAGGGGAATGCTGATTTAGTGGCTTATGGAAGATTGTTTATATCTAATCCAGATTTAGTAGAGAGGTTTAGGAGTAATGCTGAATTGAATAAGTATGATAGGTCTACTTTTTATACGCATGATCCTGTTGTGGGTTATACTGATTATCCCTTTTTGGGTCAGGAAGTTGGTTCTACTCAGTAG